One window of Flavobacterium ammonificans genomic DNA carries:
- a CDS encoding CoA transferase subunit B has protein sequence MALDKNQIAKRIAQEVKDGYYVNLGIGIPTLVANYVRNDISVEFQSENGVLGMGPFPFEGEEDADLINAGKQTITTLPGASFFDSALSFGMIRGQHVDLTILGAMEVAENGDIANWKIPGKMVKGMGGAMDLVASADNIIVAMMHVNKAGESKILKKCSLPLTGVGCVKKVVTELAVMEITPKGFKLIERAPGVSVEHIIASSEASLIIDGEIPEMKID, from the coding sequence ATGGCACTAGATAAAAATCAAATCGCAAAAAGAATCGCACAAGAAGTCAAAGACGGCTATTATGTTAACTTAGGAATTGGAATTCCAACTTTGGTGGCAAATTATGTTCGAAACGATATTTCGGTTGAATTTCAATCAGAAAATGGTGTTTTGGGCATGGGGCCTTTCCCATTTGAAGGCGAAGAAGATGCTGATTTAATCAACGCAGGAAAACAAACCATCACCACACTTCCCGGAGCGAGTTTTTTTGACTCGGCATTGAGTTTCGGAATGATTCGTGGCCAGCATGTTGATTTAACTATCCTTGGCGCTATGGAAGTGGCTGAAAATGGGGATATTGCCAACTGGAAAATTCCAGGAAAAATGGTCAAAGGAATGGGTGGAGCAATGGATCTAGTGGCCTCTGCCGACAATATAATAGTAGCCATGATGCACGTTAACAAGGCAGGCGAAAGCAAAATTCTTAAAAAATGTTCGTTACCACTTACAGGCGTAGGTTGTGTCAAAAAAGTCGTAACTGAATTGGCGGTTATGGAAATCACACCAAAAGGGTTTAAACTAATCGAACGCGCACCAGGTGTAAGCGTAGAACATATCATTGCATCAAGTGAAGCTAGTTTGATTATAGATGGGGAGATTCCTGAAATGAAAATTGACTAA
- a CDS encoding fumarate hydratase, protein MDFIYQDPYPILKDDTQYKKLTSDFVQLEQLGNREILTVDPKGLELLAQEAMNDVSFMLRNSHLQKLNNILNDPEATDNDRFVAYNLLQNAVVAVEGQLPSCQDTGTAIVMAKKGENVYTGADDAEWLSKGIFNTYQNKNLRYSQIVPISMFEEKNSGSNLPAQIDIYAKKGASYEFLFLAKGGGSANKTFLYQQTKSLLNDKSMEIFIRQKIKDLGTSACPPYHLALVIGGTSAEANLAAVKKASAGYFDNLPTSGNMSGQAFRDLEWEKKVLEFCQESSIGAQFGGKYFAHDVRVIRLPRHAASCPVGLGVSCSADRNIKGKITKDGIFLEQLETNPKQFLPATPPHLEAPVEVDLNRTMADILKELSQYPIKTRLKLNGTLIVARDIAHAKIKELLDAGKPMPDYFKNHPIYYAGPAKTPDGMPSGSFGPTTAGRMDVYVEEFQKAGGSMIMLAKGNRTKQVMDACKTYGGFYLGSIGGPAAILAQDNILKVEVVDFEELGMEAVRKITVKDFPAFIITDDKGNDFFENL, encoded by the coding sequence ATGGACTTTATATATCAAGACCCGTATCCGATTTTGAAAGACGATACACAATACAAAAAATTAACTTCCGACTTTGTACAACTAGAACAGTTAGGTAACAGAGAAATTCTAACTGTTGATCCAAAAGGATTGGAATTGCTAGCGCAAGAAGCCATGAACGACGTGTCGTTTATGTTGCGAAATTCACATTTGCAAAAGTTAAACAACATTTTGAACGATCCTGAAGCGACAGACAACGATCGTTTTGTGGCCTACAATTTATTGCAAAATGCAGTAGTAGCTGTAGAAGGGCAGTTGCCTTCTTGTCAAGATACCGGAACAGCGATTGTAATGGCTAAAAAAGGCGAAAACGTATACACTGGAGCCGATGATGCCGAATGGTTGTCAAAAGGAATTTTCAATACTTACCAAAATAAGAATTTACGTTACTCTCAAATTGTTCCAATTTCGATGTTTGAAGAAAAAAATTCAGGATCGAATTTACCGGCTCAAATTGATATTTATGCAAAAAAAGGAGCTTCTTATGAGTTTTTGTTTTTAGCAAAAGGAGGCGGTTCAGCGAACAAAACGTTTTTGTACCAACAAACAAAATCACTGCTGAACGACAAATCGATGGAGATTTTCATTCGTCAAAAAATCAAAGATTTGGGTACTTCGGCTTGCCCACCCTACCATTTAGCTTTAGTAATTGGGGGAACTTCTGCCGAAGCGAATTTAGCAGCTGTAAAGAAAGCTTCAGCAGGTTATTTTGACAATTTACCCACTTCTGGAAACATGTCAGGTCAAGCTTTCCGTGATTTAGAATGGGAGAAAAAAGTACTAGAATTTTGTCAAGAAAGTTCCATTGGAGCGCAATTTGGAGGAAAATATTTTGCTCATGATGTGCGAGTGATTCGTTTGCCACGTCACGCCGCTTCTTGTCCTGTTGGCTTAGGAGTATCCTGTTCAGCGGATAGAAATATTAAAGGAAAAATCACCAAAGATGGTATTTTCTTAGAGCAATTGGAAACCAATCCAAAGCAATTTTTACCGGCTACGCCACCGCATTTGGAAGCGCCAGTTGAGGTAGATTTGAACCGAACAATGGCGGATATTTTAAAAGAACTGTCTCAATATCCAATCAAAACCCGATTGAAGTTAAACGGAACTTTGATTGTAGCGCGTGATATCGCTCACGCCAAAATCAAAGAATTGTTGGATGCGGGTAAACCAATGCCAGACTATTTTAAAAACCATCCGATTTATTATGCAGGACCGGCTAAAACTCCAGACGGAATGCCATCAGGAAGTTTTGGACCTACCACGGCTGGAAGAATGGATGTGTATGTAGAAGAGTTCCAAAAAGCAGGTGGAAGTATGATTATGTTGGCCAAAGGAAACCGTACCAAACAAGTAATGGATGCTTGTAAAACCTATGGCGGATTCTATTTAGGTTCTATTGGTGGTCCAGCGGCCATCTTAGCACAAGACAATATCTTGAAAGTAGAAGTAGTGGATTTTGAAGAATTGGGTATGGAAGCGGTACGTAAAATTACCGTGAAAGATTTCCCAGCCTTCATTATTACCGATGATAAAGGAAACGACTTCTTTGAGAATTTGTAA
- a CDS encoding nucleoside recognition domain-containing protein encodes MVLSRFWLAIFISSIAFVVFSLFSGGNYTIDHVLNGKKDDPILISEKYIEQVPAFVKDSIKNAPEQTMVVNRDTINADTTYVFQNKTVKIYSGVQKSDGLLPTCKNSLLDLIIPLIAYLAFFCGIMELLIISGAAEKLARQLSPMFAKVFPSVPKNHESISYMTLNFAANFLGLDSAATPFGLKAMESLQTINPEKDKASDAQIMFMCLHAAGLTLIPTSIIGYRAAENAANPADVMLPCILTSFIGTIAAFLIVGIRQKVNFKSASLLVALMTIIAGIVGLLFYINTLDLIGKNFFTSNLSGLMLVAIIGFTLVFSFINEKKFVAHDTTIFDTFVTGANNGLKTGVTIFPYVMGMLVAISFFRNSGLFEIISNGISFVFSNIGVSKQITDSLPVAMLRPFSSGGSRGFMIDAMRTFGPDSFTGRLSSIFQCSAETTFYVIAVYFGSIKVKNTRYTLSTMLLVDLICVITAILVASWFF; translated from the coding sequence ATGGTATTAAGTAGATTTTGGTTGGCTATTTTTATTTCCTCCATTGCTTTTGTAGTTTTTAGTTTGTTTTCAGGTGGTAATTATACTATCGACCACGTGTTGAATGGGAAAAAAGACGACCCCATTTTAATTTCAGAAAAATACATTGAGCAAGTTCCAGCTTTTGTGAAAGATAGTATCAAGAATGCTCCTGAACAAACGATGGTTGTCAATCGAGATACCATTAATGCCGACACTACTTATGTTTTCCAAAATAAAACGGTTAAAATCTATAGTGGTGTCCAAAAATCAGATGGTTTATTGCCTACTTGTAAAAATAGCTTATTGGACTTGATTATTCCATTGATTGCCTATTTGGCGTTCTTTTGCGGTATCATGGAACTGTTGATTATTTCTGGTGCTGCCGAAAAATTAGCCCGTCAATTGAGCCCGATGTTTGCTAAAGTATTCCCATCCGTTCCAAAAAACCACGAATCGATTTCGTATATGACCTTAAATTTTGCCGCTAATTTCCTCGGATTAGATTCGGCAGCTACTCCTTTTGGCTTAAAAGCAATGGAAAGTTTGCAAACTATAAATCCAGAAAAAGACAAAGCCAGCGATGCACAAATTATGTTCATGTGTTTACATGCTGCAGGATTGACCTTAATTCCTACTTCTATCATTGGCTATCGTGCTGCTGAAAATGCCGCTAATCCAGCCGACGTGATGTTACCTTGTATATTGACCTCTTTTATTGGAACTATTGCTGCGTTTTTGATTGTCGGCATTCGCCAAAAGGTGAATTTTAAAAGCGCTTCCTTGTTGGTCGCTTTAATGACAATTATTGCAGGAATTGTGGGTCTTTTGTTTTACATTAATACTTTGGATTTAATTGGTAAAAACTTTTTTACCTCTAATCTTTCAGGTTTAATGTTGGTGGCTATTATTGGTTTTACCTTGGTTTTTTCGTTTATAAACGAGAAAAAATTCGTGGCTCATGACACTACTATTTTTGACACTTTTGTAACAGGAGCTAATAATGGACTAAAAACAGGTGTTACTATTTTCCCATATGTAATGGGTATGTTGGTAGCGATTTCATTTTTTAGAAATAGTGGTTTATTTGAAATCATCAGTAACGGAATTTCTTTTGTGTTTTCTAATATTGGCGTTAGTAAGCAAATCACCGATTCGCTTCCTGTAGCCATGTTACGACCTTTTAGTTCTGGAGGCTCTAGAGGATTTATGATCGACGCTATGCGAACATTTGGACCAGACTCCTTTACGGGCAGATTGAGTTCTATTTTTCAATGTAGTGCGGAAACAACTTTTTATGTAATTGCGGTATATTTTGGTTCGATTAAAGTAAAAAACACCCGTTATACTTTGAGCACTATGCTTTTGGTAGATTTGATTTGTGTCATTACAGCGATTTTGGTAGCAAGCTGGTTTTTTTAA
- a CDS encoding DUF1572 domain-containing protein encodes MNTTKQLAQHFRDVHFGGNWTFVNLKDSLADVTWQEATTKLHDFNTIATLLFHINYYVNPVLKVLQGEPLIASDKYSFDCPPITSNEDWQKLVQKVLDEAELFAQEIEKLDELKLYDVFSEEKYGNYFRNLLGIIEHSHYHLGQISLIKKLIRQKGE; translated from the coding sequence ATGAATACAACGAAACAACTAGCCCAACATTTTAGAGACGTTCATTTTGGGGGTAACTGGACTTTTGTAAATCTGAAAGATTCTTTGGCTGATGTGACTTGGCAAGAAGCAACAACAAAATTACATGACTTCAACACTATTGCTACATTGCTATTTCATATCAATTATTATGTAAACCCTGTTTTAAAAGTTTTACAAGGTGAACCTTTAATTGCGAGTGATAAGTATAGTTTTGATTGTCCTCCAATTACTTCTAATGAAGATTGGCAAAAATTAGTTCAAAAAGTATTGGACGAAGCTGAATTATTTGCTCAAGAGATTGAAAAACTAGATGAATTGAAATTATATGATGTGTTTTCTGAAGAAAAGTATGGAAATTATTTCAGGAATTTATTGGGAATAATTGAACATTCACATTATCATTTAGGGCAAATATCGTTGATTAAGAAATTGATACGACAAAAAGGGGAATAA
- a CDS encoding 3'-5' exonuclease, with the protein MIEKINLNHILFLDIETVPEEEHFNSLDDEMKDLWEHKTQYQRKEDFSPEEFYDRAGIWAEFGKIVCVSVGYFVIKGDVRNFRVTSFFGDEKKILRDFNNLLNNHFNQAQHILCGHNAKEFDIPFLARRMIINQIPIPNKLNLFGKKPWEIPHLDTLELWKFGDYKHFTSLKLMCKVLGIPSSKGDIDGSQVGHVFYVEKDIDRIVTYCEKDTIAVAQIFLRLRREDLLIEDEIIHV; encoded by the coding sequence ATGATCGAAAAAATTAACCTGAATCATATTCTCTTTTTAGATATCGAAACGGTTCCAGAAGAAGAACATTTTAATTCGCTTGACGACGAAATGAAAGATCTTTGGGAACACAAAACCCAATACCAACGTAAAGAAGACTTTAGCCCTGAGGAATTTTATGACCGCGCAGGGATTTGGGCTGAGTTTGGAAAAATTGTCTGTGTATCAGTGGGGTATTTTGTAATTAAAGGTGATGTTCGTAATTTTAGAGTGACGTCTTTTTTTGGCGACGAAAAGAAAATCTTACGCGATTTTAATAATTTGTTGAACAATCATTTCAATCAAGCCCAGCATATTTTATGTGGTCATAACGCTAAAGAGTTTGACATTCCGTTTTTAGCGCGCCGCATGATTATCAATCAAATTCCGATTCCGAATAAGCTGAATTTATTTGGCAAAAAACCATGGGAAATTCCGCATTTGGATACCTTGGAGTTATGGAAATTTGGCGATTACAAACATTTCACCTCCTTAAAATTGATGTGTAAAGTATTGGGAATTCCTTCCTCAAAAGGCGATATTGATGGTAGTCAGGTGGGACATGTTTTTTATGTAGAAAAAGATATCGACCGAATTGTAACCTATTGCGAAAAAGACACGATTGCTGTGGCACAAATTTTTCTTCGTTTGAGACGGGAGGATTTATTAATTGAAGACGAGATTATTCATGTTTAA
- a CDS encoding methylated-DNA--[protein]-cysteine S-methyltransferase, with protein sequence MTELVLAHIQTPLGIATIKGNENGIAVIAIADEGIVSEEIPLVLQEAVTQLQDYFDGKRTHFDFQLNPVGTEFQQKVWKGLCEIPFGKTISYLELAKQLGDVKAIRAVASANGKNPLWIVVPCHRVIGTDGSLTGYAGGLWRKKWLLEHENPSTQKSLFE encoded by the coding sequence ATGACCGAATTAGTATTAGCTCATATTCAAACTCCATTAGGCATAGCCACTATTAAAGGGAATGAGAATGGCATTGCAGTAATCGCTATTGCTGATGAAGGCATTGTTTCCGAAGAAATTCCGTTGGTTTTACAAGAAGCGGTAACGCAACTACAAGACTATTTTGATGGAAAACGAACCCATTTTGATTTCCAATTGAATCCTGTTGGGACCGAATTTCAGCAAAAAGTGTGGAAAGGCTTATGCGAAATTCCTTTTGGAAAAACAATAAGTTATTTAGAATTAGCCAAACAACTCGGCGATGTAAAAGCAATTCGCGCCGTTGCCTCTGCCAATGGTAAAAACCCGTTGTGGATTGTGGTGCCCTGCCATCGCGTAATTGGCACTGACGGTTCATTGACTGGTTATGCAGGCGGTTTATGGCGCAAAAAATGGTTGCTTGAACACGAAAATCCAAGTACACAAAAGAGTCTTTTTGAATGA
- a CDS encoding beta-N-acetylhexosaminidase: MKVKFTSALIFLISCFAQAQHTIIPNPVSYIVEKGSFVITPTTKVVLENSNPELLQVAELYFGSLMGKGLEVVQKKPTKSSKTINVVLNPISDDSIGKEGYSLKVNPNIIVLKANSVAGIFYGLQTLDQLLNFNAVSKENIAISACTITDYPRFGWRGLMLDVSRHFFSTSDVKKYIDWMSKYKFNVLHWHLSDDNGWRIEIKSLPKLTEIGAWRVERFGTFGNREAPSEGEATTYGGFYTQEEIKDILQYAAERQITVVPEIDIPGHSMALLAAYPELSTLKEPKMVNPGSNFADWHGDGTFTMKIENSLNPSDEKVYTILDTIFGEVAALFPGQYIHIGGDECYHGFWEKDPNCIALMQKENLKDAKELQSYFIKKVVNIITSKGKKAIGWDEILYGGLADGAAIMSWRGTKGGIEASKAGHEVVMSPNSFAYLDYTQGDPSVEVPVYAKLSLKKSYEFEPAPEGVDPKYILGGQGNLWTEKIPTIEHAFYMTYPRALAIIESVWSPSENKEWNNFSTRLETHFNRFETAGKLISKAVYDPIVSVKKQDGKMMCTLSNDLSNVDIYYTIDGTFPAQYSTKYTQPFEIPKGDITFRAVSYRNGKSIGRTLTISKEMLEKRIGK; encoded by the coding sequence ATGAAAGTAAAATTTACCTCCGCACTGATTTTTTTGATTTCTTGCTTTGCACAAGCCCAACACACTATAATCCCAAATCCAGTAAGTTATATTGTTGAAAAAGGAAGTTTTGTTATAACCCCAACTACAAAAGTAGTTCTTGAAAACAGCAATCCTGAATTACTTCAAGTTGCGGAGTTGTATTTTGGCTCCCTAATGGGAAAAGGTTTGGAAGTGGTTCAAAAGAAACCTACGAAAAGCTCAAAAACAATAAACGTTGTACTAAATCCAATTTCAGATGATTCCATTGGCAAAGAAGGCTATTCGTTGAAGGTGAATCCAAATATAATTGTGCTAAAAGCAAATAGTGTAGCTGGAATATTTTATGGCCTTCAAACTTTGGATCAATTACTCAATTTTAATGCAGTTTCAAAAGAGAATATTGCAATATCAGCATGTACTATAACAGATTATCCGCGGTTTGGTTGGCGAGGACTAATGCTGGATGTGAGTCGTCATTTTTTCTCGACTTCGGATGTCAAAAAATACATCGATTGGATGTCCAAATATAAATTCAACGTACTCCATTGGCACTTGTCTGACGATAATGGTTGGCGAATCGAAATTAAATCCCTACCTAAACTTACTGAAATTGGCGCTTGGCGCGTAGAACGATTTGGGACTTTTGGCAATCGAGAAGCTCCATCTGAAGGAGAAGCAACAACTTACGGAGGCTTTTATACACAAGAGGAAATTAAAGATATTTTACAATACGCCGCTGAACGTCAGATCACAGTTGTTCCTGAAATTGATATTCCGGGGCATTCAATGGCTTTGTTAGCAGCTTATCCCGAACTCTCCACTCTAAAAGAACCTAAGATGGTTAATCCAGGTTCTAACTTTGCCGATTGGCATGGTGATGGGACTTTTACCATGAAGATTGAAAATTCCTTAAACCCTTCTGACGAAAAAGTATACACTATCTTGGACACTATATTCGGAGAAGTGGCTGCTTTGTTTCCAGGTCAGTACATTCACATTGGCGGGGACGAATGTTATCATGGATTTTGGGAAAAAGATCCCAATTGTATTGCTTTGATGCAAAAAGAAAACCTTAAGGATGCCAAAGAATTGCAAAGCTATTTCATTAAAAAAGTAGTGAATATAATCACTTCTAAAGGTAAAAAAGCTATTGGTTGGGATGAAATTTTATATGGCGGTTTAGCAGACGGAGCTGCAATAATGAGTTGGCGAGGAACTAAAGGTGGTATCGAAGCATCAAAAGCAGGTCACGAAGTGGTGATGTCTCCCAATTCATTTGCTTATCTAGATTATACGCAAGGCGATCCATCAGTTGAAGTGCCGGTTTATGCCAAATTATCCTTAAAAAAATCCTATGAGTTTGAACCAGCACCTGAAGGAGTAGATCCAAAATATATTTTGGGCGGACAAGGCAACCTTTGGACAGAGAAAATACCCACTATTGAACACGCTTTTTATATGACCTATCCAAGAGCATTAGCTATTATTGAATCGGTATGGAGTCCTTCAGAAAATAAGGAGTGGAATAATTTTTCAACCCGACTAGAAACTCATTTTAACCGATTTGAAACGGCGGGGAAACTCATAAGTAAAGCCGTTTACGATCCAATTGTTAGCGTAAAAAAGCAAGATGGAAAAATGATGTGTACACTGTCAAATGATTTATCAAATGTTGATATTTATTACACTATTGATGGTACTTTTCCAGCCCAATATTCGACAAAATACACCCAGCCTTTTGAAATTCCTAAAGGAGATATTACGTTTAGAGCAGTATCTTATCGAAATGGAAAATCAATCGGAAGAACTCTAACTATTAGCAAAGAAATGTTAGAAAAAAGAATTGGAAAATAA
- the hemB gene encoding porphobilinogen synthase yields MFPLQRGRRLRINESIRSLVRETTLSPADFMFPMFIAEGENVQVEIPSMPGIFRRSIDLTVKEVQELFDLGIRAVNIYVKVSEDLKDNTGKEAWNPNGLMQQAIRAIKTACPEMIVMPDVALDPYSIYGHDGIIDKGDVVNDATNDALVKMAVSHAQAGADFVAPSDMMDGRVLRLRQGLDASGFQNVGIMSYSAKYASAFYGPFRDALDSAPRESDVVVSKDKKTYQMDYANRIEAIKEALWDVEEGADMVMVKPGIAYLDIVREVKNAVNVPVTVFHVSGEYAMIKAAAERGWLDHDKIMMEQLMCIKRAGASLISTYFAKEAAILLNK; encoded by the coding sequence ATGTTCCCATTACAAAGAGGTCGTCGTTTAAGAATAAACGAAAGCATTCGTTCATTAGTTCGTGAAACCACATTAAGTCCGGCAGATTTTATGTTTCCAATGTTTATAGCAGAAGGAGAAAATGTGCAAGTCGAAATTCCATCAATGCCAGGAATTTTTCGTCGTTCAATCGATTTAACGGTGAAAGAAGTCCAAGAATTATTCGATTTAGGCATTCGCGCCGTGAATATTTACGTGAAAGTAAGCGAAGATTTAAAGGACAACACCGGTAAAGAAGCGTGGAATCCAAACGGATTGATGCAACAAGCTATTCGTGCTATCAAAACGGCTTGCCCAGAAATGATTGTGATGCCGGATGTGGCTTTGGACCCGTATTCTATTTATGGTCACGACGGAATTATTGACAAAGGCGATGTAGTGAATGATGCTACTAACGATGCTTTAGTTAAAATGGCCGTTTCTCACGCACAAGCAGGAGCTGATTTTGTTGCGCCAAGCGATATGATGGACGGACGTGTGTTGCGTTTGCGTCAAGGTTTGGATGCGTCAGGTTTCCAAAATGTAGGCATTATGAGTTATTCAGCTAAATATGCGTCGGCGTTTTATGGTCCGTTTCGTGATGCACTAGACAGTGCGCCAAGAGAATCGGACGTGGTAGTATCAAAGGATAAAAAAACCTACCAAATGGATTACGCGAATCGCATCGAAGCCATCAAAGAAGCGCTTTGGGATGTGGAGGAAGGTGCCGATATGGTGATGGTAAAACCTGGAATTGCTTATTTGGACATTGTTCGCGAAGTAAAAAACGCGGTGAATGTTCCTGTGACCGTTTTTCACGTATCTGGTGAATATGCAATGATTAAAGCTGCTGCCGAAAGAGGTTGGCTTGACCACGACAAAATTATGATGGAACAATTGATGTGTATTAAACGCGCCGGAGCTAGTTTGATTTCGACTTATTTTGCGAAAGAGGCTGCTATACTTTTAAATAAATAA
- the hemF gene encoding oxygen-dependent coproporphyrinogen oxidase: MKDQFYQYIQNLQDQICKGLEDIDGVAQFREDLWDRPEGGGGRTRVIENGNVFEKGGVNISAVHGKLPDSMQQLFNVGEADFFACGLSLVIHPKNPMVPTVHANWRYFEMYDENGKVINSWFGGGQDLTPYYLFEEDAKHFHQTCKTACDKHNSDFYPKYKKQCDAYFWNAHRNEARGIGGLFFDYLKETEEQTMEDWYNFVTEVGNSFLDAYLPIVAKRKDLPYSAEQRTWQEIRRGRYVEFNLVHDKGTLFGLKTNGRIESILMSLPPHVQWHYDHHPVAGSEEEKLIQVLEKPINWIED; the protein is encoded by the coding sequence ATGAAAGACCAATTTTACCAATACATACAAAACCTTCAAGATCAAATCTGTAAAGGATTAGAGGACATTGATGGCGTTGCCCAATTTCGTGAAGATCTTTGGGACAGACCCGAAGGCGGTGGTGGTCGCACTCGTGTGATTGAAAACGGAAACGTCTTTGAAAAAGGAGGCGTTAATATTTCAGCGGTTCACGGAAAACTGCCTGATTCGATGCAACAATTATTCAATGTAGGCGAAGCCGATTTTTTTGCTTGCGGATTGAGTTTGGTGATTCATCCGAAAAACCCGATGGTACCAACAGTTCATGCGAATTGGCGGTATTTCGAAATGTATGATGAAAATGGAAAGGTAATCAATAGTTGGTTTGGCGGAGGCCAAGATTTAACTCCGTACTATTTGTTTGAAGAAGATGCTAAACATTTTCATCAAACGTGTAAAACGGCTTGCGACAAACATAATTCTGATTTTTATCCAAAATATAAAAAACAATGTGATGCCTATTTTTGGAACGCACATCGAAATGAAGCGCGTGGAATTGGAGGTTTATTCTTCGATTATTTGAAAGAAACCGAAGAACAAACAATGGAAGATTGGTACAACTTTGTTACTGAAGTTGGGAATTCTTTCCTGGATGCGTATTTACCAATCGTAGCAAAAAGAAAAGACTTGCCTTATTCAGCAGAGCAAAGAACTTGGCAAGAAATCCGCCGTGGTCGTTATGTCGAATTTAATTTGGTGCACGATAAAGGCACTTTATTTGGTTTAAAAACCAATGGCCGAATAGAAAGTATTTTAATGTCTTTACCACCACATGTGCAATGGCATTATGACCATCATCCTGTGGCGGGAAGTGAAGAAGAAAAATTAATTCAAGTATTAGAGAAACCTATAAATTGGATTGAAGATTAA
- the hemE gene encoding uroporphyrinogen decarboxylase: MIKNDLFLRALNNEKVERPPVWMMRQAGRYLPEFRALRDKYDFFTRCETPELAAEITVQPIRIVKPDAAILFSDILVVPRAMGIHVELKDNLGPIIPNPIRTMEQVNQVFVPDVNETLGYVFDAIKLTKQMLNDEVPLIGFAGSPWTIFCYAVEGKGSKSFDTAKGFCFSNPVAAHVLLQKITDTTILYLKEKVKAGCNAIQIFDSWGGMLSPVDYQEFSWQYINQITEALAEDTKVIVFGKGCWFALGEMAKSKASALGVDWTCSPRNARYLTGGNITLQGNFDPSRLLSPIPTIKKMVHEMIDEFGKDNYIVNLGHGILPNIPVDHAKAFVEAVKEYGQ; this comes from the coding sequence ATGATTAAAAACGACCTTTTTTTAAGAGCTTTAAATAACGAAAAAGTAGAACGCCCACCGGTTTGGATGATGCGTCAAGCAGGAAGATATTTACCTGAATTCAGAGCTTTGCGTGACAAATACGATTTCTTTACACGTTGCGAAACCCCTGAATTAGCGGCTGAAATCACCGTGCAACCGATTCGTATTGTGAAACCAGATGCAGCAATTTTGTTTTCTGATATTTTGGTCGTACCAAGGGCGATGGGAATTCACGTAGAATTAAAAGACAATTTAGGTCCGATAATCCCGAATCCAATTCGCACCATGGAACAAGTGAATCAAGTATTTGTTCCAGATGTAAACGAAACGTTGGGTTATGTTTTTGATGCGATTAAATTGACCAAACAAATGTTGAACGATGAGGTGCCATTAATTGGTTTTGCAGGTTCGCCTTGGACGATTTTTTGTTACGCAGTAGAAGGAAAAGGATCTAAAAGTTTTGATACCGCAAAAGGATTTTGTTTTTCCAATCCAGTGGCAGCACACGTTTTATTACAAAAAATTACCGATACCACTATTTTATATTTGAAAGAAAAAGTAAAAGCAGGTTGTAATGCGATTCAGATTTTTGATTCTTGGGGAGGCATGTTGTCTCCGGTAGATTATCAAGAATTTTCTTGGCAATACATCAACCAAATTACAGAGGCACTTGCGGAAGATACCAAAGTGATTGTTTTCGGAAAAGGGTGTTGGTTTGCTTTAGGCGAAATGGCAAAATCAAAAGCTTCGGCTTTAGGAGTAGATTGGACCTGTTCGCCAAGAAACGCTCGTTATTTAACAGGAGGCAATATTACCTTACAAGGAAATTTCGACCCAAGTCGTTTGTTATCGCCAATTCCAACCATCAAAAAAATGGTACACGAAATGATTGACGAATTCGGAAAAGACAATTATATTGTCAACTTAGGACACGGTATTTTACCCAACATTCCTGTGGATCACGCGAAAGCATTTGTGGAAGCGGTGAAGGAGTACGGTCAGTAA